A section of the Festucalex cinctus isolate MCC-2025b chromosome 9, RoL_Fcin_1.0, whole genome shotgun sequence genome encodes:
- the LOC144026377 gene encoding E3 SUMO-protein ligase ZBED1-like — translation MAKLAASSARNEKINRSLARLLDKDCLTNSMEENEGFVHALQTEEPSTTFGRPVPSCSVKDAALLTESILDMLITDMRPLSMVEDKGFRKMISTFNPKYNIPSIAFFTSMMERRHQEMTEKLKNVLQDTECVALTTDVWTSVAAAIYLGLSCHFLGEDWEMKCLYLATMRLEERHAAADIADWLEEAVGKFSIPLPKVKAVVHGNEASMGALEILAERHDWVSLMCSGHTLNVVVESTLRNKDSIAKCVDSARCLVEHFKRNEVACAKLIEKQQEMGMPPMMLIPDVSAEWTSTYHMLSRLLEQRWPVTAALSDPTVVKEPHLDLDAEQWNLIEELTQVLGPFEGATAFLSGEQCVTLSALPQLVHNLKKSMLSSTFKTASATAFQAQVAEQITEKWQKLFSFQPEAPNTVLLAAALDPRFRKLKFLPDEEVFKVQCTIQSMALVVRMEARHSNESGNEEATAKTKDRLSTKYGSLLKSILGSPSDSSSSDEEEEDEDEQLSQAVQKEVLQYFGEQPLSKKENPLAWWRQNAARYPTLAKLAKSFLVIPAMSTPSERLASAAGNIPSKRRASIGSEQVNMLTFLHCNHTLL, via the exons ATGGCCAAACTCGCTGCCAGCTCCGCGCGGAACGAAAAAATAAACAGGTCTTTGGCCCGCCTCCTCGACAAAGACTGCCTTACTAACAGTATGGAGGAGAACGAGGGGTTTGTCCACGCGTTGCAGACAGAGGAGCCAAG caCAACATTTGGTCGCCCAGTTCCATCATGCTCTGTTAAAGATGCTGCCTTGCTAACAGAGAGCATTTTAGACATGCTGATCACTGATATGCGCCCACTATCTATGGTGGAGGACAAGGGATTTAGAAAGATGATTTCGACTTTCAACCCTAAGTACAACATACCATCGATAGCTTTTTTCACAAGTATGATGGAGAGGAGGCACCAAGAAATGACTGAGAAATTGAAAAATGTCCTTCAGGACACGGAGTGTGTTGCACTGACTACAGACGTCTGGACGAGTGTGGCCGCCGCGATCTATCTCGGGCTGTCTTGTCACTTCTTGGGGGAAGATTGGGAGATGAAGTGTCTCTACCTCGCGACGATGCGTCTCGAAGAGAGGCACGCGGCTGCCGACATTGCGGACTGGCTGGAGGAGGCCGTTGGCAAATTTAGTATTCCGTTGCCAAAGGTGAAAGCAGTTGTCCATGGCAATGAGGCCTCCATGGGGGCGCTTGAAATTCTGGCGGAGAGGCATGACTGGGTTTCCTTGATGTGCTCAGGGCACACTCTGAATGTAGTTGTTGAGAGTACGCTAAGAAACAAAGACAGCATTGCGAAGTGTGTGGATTCCGCTAGATGCCTggtcgaacattttaaacgaaATGAAGTCGCTTGTGCCAAGCTCATAGAAAAGCAGCAAGAAATGGGAATGCCTCCGATGATGTTGATCCCGGATGTAAGTGCTGAGTGGACCAGCACATACCACATGCTGTCCAGGCTCCTCGAACAAAGATGGCCAGTGACCGCGGCGCTTTCCGATCCCACAGTCGTAAAAGAGCCACACCTGGATCTAGATGCGGAGCAGTGGAACCTCATCGAGGAGCTGACTCAGGTCCTCGGACCATTTGAAGGAGCGACGGCGTTTCTTAGTGGGGAGCAATGTGTTACCCTCTCTGCTCTTCCACAGCTGGTGCACAACCTGAAGAAATCGATGCTGAGTTCGACATTCAAAACCGCATCAGCCACGGCTTTCCAGGCTCAAGTGGCCGAACAGATCACAGAGAAATGGCAAAAACTGTTTTCATTCCAACCCGAAGCTCCTAACACTGTCCTCTTGGCTGCAGCTTTGGACCCGAGGTTTCGAAAACTCAAGTTCTTGCCTGATGAAGAAGTGTTTAAAGTCCAGTGCACAATCCAGTCCATGGCGCTCGTTGTTAGAATGGAAGCAAGACATTCAAATGAAAGCGGGAATGAAGAGGCCACCGCCAAAACAAAAGACCGCTTAAGTACAAAGTACGGATCGTTGCTCAAAAGTATTCTGGGATCGCCGTCAGACTCCAGCAGCAgcgatgaggaggaggaagatgaggatgagCAGCTAAGTCAAGCGGTGCAGAAGGAGGTCTTGCAGTATTTTGGAGAACAGCCTCTCTCCAAGAAGGAGAACCCATTGGCATGGTGGAGGCAAAACGCAGCACGCTATCCAACCTTGGCTAAGCTGGCCAAGTCGTTTTTGGTTATTCCAGCGATGTCGACACCCTCAGAGCGGCTAGCCTCCGCTGCTGGGAACATCCCGTCAAAGCGGAGGGCAAGCATCGGATCggagcaagtcaatatgttgaCTTTTCTCCATTGTAATCATAcactcttgtaa
- the tomm5 gene encoding mitochondrial import receptor subunit TOM5 homolog, whose product MLKLEGLGPKMDPEEMKKKMRQDVVSSLRNFLIYVALLRATPFVLKQLDSI is encoded by the exons ATGTTAAAACTGGAAGGACTCGGACCAAAGATGGACCCAgaggaaatgaagaagaaaatgcGACAAGACGTCGTCTCATCTTTACGAAACTTTCTTATTTACGTTGCTCTCCTCAGAGCCA CTCCATTTGTACTAAAGCAGCTGGACAGTATATGA